One Tolypothrix bouteillei VB521301 DNA window includes the following coding sequences:
- a CDS encoding methyl-accepting chemotaxis protein translates to MLNNKVNISSLQGSQSRLRTQQSQIGKVDRPNNKTFLLQRFNNLPISSKQFIGLITCELVSVIGIAGGIILIINQGLQSQLLEQAKLELAVTNENYNSQVNQINSILRQKAINPTIIHAAIAHNSNSLSPSLQENTKKILEEEARNSKIEYATLVGRDFKIIANLNPDRQGEIFNPNNQVSEAIENSQTITSNSVITWSELSQELPAFPEGFKQQDTLIRYTIVPVKDEKTQTVVGALVAGKILSGKDTIAKKTVETIGGGYSAVYFRNINGELALATSLYQDNLEDTKQNFPLPKKALSLLNIATKNSPGKTVTQHLVLDKKTYVIAAKAIPNKMTEGVEGNQTISGDAPVAILVRGTPETALSDLLRHGWQGQALTIFIILLLISLWTLLVERAIIRPIKNLQQTAQKFTVGQASTRSQIFTTDEIGQLAMSFNSMADSLAEQNQRRENQAKLEFYLNSITTRIRETLNPATVLKTLVSTTKEAIQADRVVFYRLDENLQGKIVAESSSNILTSVIGTTVIKPYQIQEEFKEYEIGRVKAVDNIQEVSLSPSCLEQIAALAVKAYLISPIYANKQLYGLLVAHQCSNPRNWQVVEIDLFRQVAVQAGYALEQAQLLQQVERGVAITSPEEQQNKDTLQAQLSDLIDNIESAARGDLTVRAEVTVGEIGTVADFFNSIVESLRDIVTKVKESALQVNQAIGSNEGAVRHLAEEALAQATEIHSTLDAVDNMTQSIQAVAASAEQAATVAHDAAHTATKSGWAMDMTVQHFLRLRETVSDTAKKVRRLGESTQHISRVVALINQISTQTNLIAINAGIEASRAGEEGQGFAIVAEEVGELAAQTVVATREIEQIVESIQLETTEVVQAMELGTTQVMDGTRIVDDAKQNLNQILEISRQIDLLVRSISEATASQVETSQVVSQLMKAIAATSQRTSDSSRQVSNSFAQTLQIAEELQQVVGTFQVK, encoded by the coding sequence ATGCTTAATAATAAAGTTAATATTTCCAGCTTGCAAGGTTCTCAATCTAGATTGCGTACCCAACAATCTCAAATCGGTAAAGTAGACCGACCTAACAACAAAACATTTTTACTACAACGTTTTAATAACCTCCCTATTAGTAGCAAACAATTTATTGGTTTAATTACTTGTGAATTGGTATCTGTTATAGGTATAGCTGGTGGCATCATATTAATTATTAACCAAGGATTGCAAAGTCAATTATTAGAACAGGCTAAGTTGGAATTGGCTGTCACGAATGAAAATTATAATTCACAGGTCAATCAAATCAACTCAATATTGAGACAAAAAGCAATCAATCCTACAATAATTCATGCCGCGATCGCTCATAATAGTAATTCTTTAAGTCCAAGTTTACAAGAAAACACTAAAAAAATTTTAGAAGAGGAAGCTCGCAATAGCAAAATAGAGTATGCAACTCTAGTAGGTAGAGATTTTAAGATTATTGCCAATCTTAACCCTGACCGTCAAGGAGAAATTTTTAATCCTAACAATCAAGTTAGTGAGGCAATAGAAAATTCTCAAACAATAACATCCAATAGCGTTATTACATGGTCGGAATTGAGCCAAGAGTTACCTGCTTTCCCAGAAGGTTTTAAACAGCAAGACACTCTCATCCGTTATACGATCGTACCCGTTAAAGATGAAAAAACACAAACAGTTGTTGGCGCTTTAGTTGCCGGAAAAATTTTAAGTGGGAAAGATACAATCGCCAAAAAGACTGTGGAAACTATTGGAGGTGGCTACAGTGCTGTTTATTTCCGCAACATAAATGGAGAATTGGCACTAGCAACATCTTTATATCAAGATAACTTAGAAGACACTAAACAAAATTTTCCCTTACCAAAAAAAGCTTTATCTTTACTTAATATAGCTACTAAGAATTCTCCAGGAAAAACAGTCACTCAACACCTGGTTTTAGATAAGAAAACTTATGTGATAGCAGCTAAAGCCATTCCTAATAAAATGACTGAAGGAGTGGAGGGCAATCAAACAATTTCTGGTGACGCTCCTGTGGCTATTTTGGTTCGAGGCACTCCAGAAACGGCTTTGAGTGATTTATTAAGGCATGGTTGGCAAGGACAAGCTCTGACTATTTTTATTATATTGCTGTTGATTTCTCTTTGGACATTGCTTGTGGAACGGGCAATTATCAGACCAATCAAAAACTTGCAACAAACAGCACAGAAATTTACAGTTGGTCAAGCATCCACGCGATCGCAAATTTTTACCACTGATGAAATCGGGCAATTAGCTATGAGTTTTAACTCAATGGCAGACAGCCTTGCAGAACAAAACCAACGTCGAGAAAATCAAGCAAAACTAGAATTTTACCTCAACAGTATCACGACCCGCATTAGAGAAACCTTAAATCCTGCAACAGTTTTGAAGACATTAGTATCAACGACGAAAGAAGCGATACAAGCAGATAGAGTGGTTTTTTATCGTTTAGACGAGAACTTACAAGGAAAAATAGTTGCCGAGTCTTCGAGCAATATTTTAACATCAGTAATAGGAACAACTGTTATTAAACCTTACCAAATTCAAGAAGAATTTAAAGAATATGAAATAGGTCGTGTCAAAGCAGTTGATAACATTCAAGAAGTTTCTCTCAGCCCGTCTTGCTTAGAGCAAATAGCAGCGCTAGCTGTCAAAGCATATCTCATCTCGCCTATCTATGCGAACAAGCAACTATACGGCTTGTTAGTTGCTCATCAATGTTCTAATCCCCGGAACTGGCAAGTTGTAGAAATTGACTTATTTAGACAAGTTGCAGTTCAAGCAGGTTATGCTTTGGAGCAAGCACAACTTCTCCAACAAGTAGAACGTGGTGTTGCCATAACTTCCCCTGAAGAACAGCAAAACAAAGACACTCTACAAGCTCAACTCTCAGATCTTATAGATAATATAGAGAGTGCAGCGCGTGGAGACTTAACAGTACGTGCTGAAGTGACAGTTGGAGAAATTGGCACTGTTGCTGACTTTTTCAACTCCATTGTTGAAAGCCTGCGAGATATTGTGACGAAAGTCAAAGAATCAGCATTGCAAGTGAATCAGGCGATCGGATCGAACGAAGGAGCAGTCCGCCACCTAGCTGAAGAAGCCCTTGCTCAAGCAACAGAAATTCACAGCACTCTTGATGCAGTTGATAACATGACTCAATCAATTCAAGCAGTAGCAGCAAGCGCCGAACAAGCAGCTACAGTAGCCCATGATGCTGCTCACACAGCCACAAAAAGCGGGTGGGCGATGGATATGACAGTGCAACACTTCCTGCGTTTGCGAGAGACAGTCAGCGACACTGCGAAAAAAGTCAGGAGATTGGGAGAGTCAACACAACATATTTCCCGTGTCGTCGCCTTGATCAACCAGATTTCTACCCAAACAAACTTGATTGCCATCAATGCTGGTATAGAAGCATCGCGTGCGGGTGAAGAAGGTCAGGGTTTTGCGATCGTCGCTGAGGAAGTAGGAGAATTAGCAGCCCAAACTGTAGTCGCCACGCGAGAAATTGAACAGATAGTTGAGAGTATTCAACTAGAAACAACAGAAGTTGTTCAAGCAATGGAGTTAGGAACAACTCAAGTGATGGACG